One window of Mastacembelus armatus chromosome 20, fMasArm1.2, whole genome shotgun sequence genomic DNA carries:
- the msc gene encoding transcription factor 21: MSTGSAGSDAEDYETCHRRTAELLERTARKISCCYPSRHLEELLEDEGVDSRAKQERRQSKVHPKEARQLQRNAANARERARMRVLSKAFSRLKTSLPWVPADTKLSKLDTLRLASSYISHLRQLLQDDRFENSFAHPVNLTWPFLLTGRSEDQDMSSTVRLCGATA, from the exons ATGTCCACTGGCTCTGCAGGAAGCGATGCTGAGGACTATGAGACATGTCACAGAAGAACTGCAGAGCTTTTGGAAAGGACGGCGCGGAAGATTAGCTGCTGTTACCCCAGCCGGCAtctggaggagctgctggaggacGAAGGTGTGGACAGCAGGGCTAAGCAGGAGCGCAGACAGTCCAAAGTACACCCGAAAGAAGCGAGACAGTTGCAGAGAAACGCGGCCAACGCCAGGGAGAGAGCGCGGATGAGAGTGCTGAGCAAAGCTTTCTCCAGACTAAAGACCAGCCTGCCCTGGGTACCAGCCGACACCAAACTCTCAAAACTGGACACGCTTCGACTCGCATCGAGCTACATATCTCACCTTAGACAGCTTCTGCAGGATGACCGCTTTGAGAACAGCTTTGCACACCCAGTCAATCTG ACTTGGCCATTTTTGCTGACAGGGCGATCTGAGGATCAAGACATGTCATCCACTGTAAGACTTTGTGGAGCTACAGCCTAG